The Triticum aestivum cultivar Chinese Spring chromosome 7B, IWGSC CS RefSeq v2.1, whole genome shotgun sequence genome window below encodes:
- the LOC123160496 gene encoding GDSL esterase/lipase At5g45910 translates to MASSPLLVALVMVSACFLAVSGQKFNAIYSFGDSMSDTGNLCVNGPPAGLTLTQPPYGETFFGRATCRCSDGRLVVDFLAEKFGLPLLKPSKQGGANFKQGANMAIIGATAMGSSFFQSLGVGDKIWNNGPLDSQIQWFQNLLPSVCGSSCKTYLSKSLFVLGELGGNDYNAQLFGGYTPEQAAGQSPTIVDAIGAGAEKLIGLGAMYVVIPGVLPVGCFPIYLTLYQTSNAGDYDQYGCLKRFNALSARHNSLLQSKVSSLQSKYPYAKIMYADFYSHVFDMVKSPTSYGFSTNLRACCGAGGGKYNYQNGARCGMSGASACGNPSSSLSWDGIHLTEAAYKKIADGWVNGPYCHPAILS, encoded by the exons ATGGCGTCCTCTCCGCTGCTCGTGGCGCTTGTGATGGTCTCGGCGTGCTTCCTGGCCGTATCCGGCCAGAAGTTCAACGCCATCTACAGCTTCGGCGACTCCATGTCCGACACCGGCAACCTCTGCGTCAACGGCCCCCCCGCCGGCCTCACCCTCACCCAGCCCCCCTACGGCGAGACCTTCTTCGGCCGCGCCACCTGCCGCTGCTCCGACGGCCGCCTCGTCGTCGACTTCCTCG CCGAGAAGTTCGGGCTGCCGCTGCTGAAGCCGTCGAAGCAGGGCGGCGCGAACTTCAAGCAGGGCGCCAACATGGCCATCATCGGCGCCACCGCCATGGGCTCCAGCTTCTTCCAGTCACTCGGCGTCGGCGACAAGATCTGGAACAACGGGCCCCTCGACAGCCAGATCCAGTGGTTCCAGAACCTCCTCCCCTCCGTCTGCGGCTCAT CGTGCAAGACGTACCTGTCCAAGTCCCTGTTCGTGCTGGGCGAGCTGGGCGGGAACGACTACAACGCGCAGCTCTTCGGCGGCTACACGCCGGAGCAGGCGGCCGGGCAGAGCCCCACCATCGTGGACGCCATCGGCGCCGGCGCCGAGAAGCTCATCGGGCTGGGCGCCATGTACGTCGTTATCCCCGGGGTGCTCCCCGTCGGCTGCTTCCCCATCTACCTCACGCTCTACCAGACCTCCAACGCCGGCGACTACGACCAGTACGGCTGCCTCAAGCGGTTCAACGCGCTGTCGGCCCGACACAACTCGCTGCTCCAGAGCAAGGTGAGCAGCCTGCAGAGCAAGTACCCCTACGCCAAGATCATGTACGCCGACTTCTACTCCCACGTCTTCGACATGGTCAAGAGCCCCACCAGCTACG GGTTCAGCACGAACCTGAGGGCGTgctgcggcgccggcggcggcaagTACAACTACCAGAACGGCGCCAGGTGCGGCATGTCCGGCGCGTCGGCGTGCGGCAACCCGTCGTCGTCGCTGAGCTGGGACGGGATCCACCTGACGGAGGCGGCCTACAAGAAGATCGCCGACGGCTGGGTCAACGGGCCCTACTGCCACCCGGCCATCCTCTCCTAG